From one Musa acuminata AAA Group cultivar baxijiao chromosome BXJ2-6, Cavendish_Baxijiao_AAA, whole genome shotgun sequence genomic stretch:
- the LOC108951137 gene encoding FCS-Like Zinc finger 8 isoform X2 translates to MFLRSKIQDIILRERSKAVSRKKELMPDTTSSPPPNPAFTSPNLLVEGCSVRKSSMFSEDAIGPKSMLATIPFFATGNRSSSDSRDCKTKPLSVETAAATTGTESRHHPWHNRSSRAIGLGLVDALSNEETGDVGCTMVVFGSQLKIQTLPGLSNSMSPVSIESPRSIMEFGSKTKTSQMDSYLPGRTVSGSVFSPQLFMGHMSPTEIELSEDYTCVISHGPIPKKTHIFHDCIIESCDKEFLTLKKSTCMDDPSGYAADTSLSCCVSCKEDIGKGKGISLYRGEKGLCSHECGYQEVVSDE, encoded by the exons ATGTTCCTGAGATCGAAGATTCAAGATATTATTCTGAGGGAGAGGTCCAAGGCAGTCAGCAGGAAAAAAGAGTTGATGCCCGATACCACCTCTTCCCCACCTCCCAACCCTGCCTTCACTTCTCCAAATCTCCTTGTGGAGGGCTGCTCTGTGAGGAAGAGTTCCATGTTCTCTGAGGACGCAATAGGTCCCAAGTCCATGCTAGCGACCATACCATTCTTTGCCACTGGGAACCGGTCCTCATCTGATAGTAGAGACTGCAAGACAAAGCCCCTGTCAGTGGAGACTGCAGCTGCCACCACTGGTACTGAGAGCAGACACCATCCTTGGCACAATCGAAGCTCACGAGCCATTGGACTTGGCCTTGTTGATGCTCTGAGCAATGAGGAGACTGGTGATGTAGGGTGTACGATGGTTGTCTTTGGGTCTCAGCTTAAGATTCAAACACTTCCTGGTCTATCCAACTCCATGTCCCCTGTGTCCATTGAGTCTCCTCGGTCTATCATGGAGTTCGGTAGCAAGACTAAGACTTCTCAGATGGATTCATATTTACCTGGCAGAACGGTTTCTGGTTCTGTCTTTTCTCCTCAGTTGTTCATGGGTCACATGTCCCCAACCGAGATTGAGCTCTCAGAAGATTACACTTGTGTGATATCGCATGGGCCTATACCGAAGAAAACACATATCTTTCATGATTGCATCATTGAGAGCTGCGACAAAGAGTTCCTTACCTTGAAGAAGAGTACATGTATGGATGATCCGTCAGGATATGCTGCAGATACTTCATTGAGCTGCTGTGTTTCTTGCAAGGAGGATATTGGGAAGGGGAAGGGAATTTCTCTTTACAG aggagagaaaggattgtGTAGCCATGAATGCGGCTACCAAGAGGTGGTCTCCGATGAATAG
- the LOC108951137 gene encoding FCS-Like Zinc finger 8 isoform X1, translating into MFLRSKIQDIILRERSKAVSRKKELMPDTTSSPPPNPAFTSPNLLVEGCSVRKSSMFSEDAIGPKSMLATIPFFATGNRSSSDSRDCKTKPLSVETAAATTGTESRHHPWHNRSSRAIGLGLVDALSNEETGDVGCTMVVFGSQLKIQTLPGLSNSMSPVSIESPRSIMEFGSKTKTSQMDSYLPGRTVSGSVFSPQLFMGHMSPTEIELSEDYTCVISHGPIPKKTHIFHDCIIESCDKEFLTLKKSTCMDDPSGYAADTSLSCCVSCKEDIGKGKGISLYSFRLIEENFASGFKLWLLLLFCLWMVSFFS; encoded by the exons ATGTTCCTGAGATCGAAGATTCAAGATATTATTCTGAGGGAGAGGTCCAAGGCAGTCAGCAGGAAAAAAGAGTTGATGCCCGATACCACCTCTTCCCCACCTCCCAACCCTGCCTTCACTTCTCCAAATCTCCTTGTGGAGGGCTGCTCTGTGAGGAAGAGTTCCATGTTCTCTGAGGACGCAATAGGTCCCAAGTCCATGCTAGCGACCATACCATTCTTTGCCACTGGGAACCGGTCCTCATCTGATAGTAGAGACTGCAAGACAAAGCCCCTGTCAGTGGAGACTGCAGCTGCCACCACTGGTACTGAGAGCAGACACCATCCTTGGCACAATCGAAGCTCACGAGCCATTGGACTTGGCCTTGTTGATGCTCTGAGCAATGAGGAGACTGGTGATGTAGGGTGTACGATGGTTGTCTTTGGGTCTCAGCTTAAGATTCAAACACTTCCTGGTCTATCCAACTCCATGTCCCCTGTGTCCATTGAGTCTCCTCGGTCTATCATGGAGTTCGGTAGCAAGACTAAGACTTCTCAGATGGATTCATATTTACCTGGCAGAACGGTTTCTGGTTCTGTCTTTTCTCCTCAGTTGTTCATGGGTCACATGTCCCCAACCGAGATTGAGCTCTCAGAAGATTACACTTGTGTGATATCGCATGGGCCTATACCGAAGAAAACACATATCTTTCATGATTGCATCATTGAGAGCTGCGACAAAGAGTTCCTTACCTTGAAGAAGAGTACATGTATGGATGATCCGTCAGGATATGCTGCAGATACTTCATTGAGCTGCTGTGTTTCTTGCAAGGAGGATATTGGGAAGGGGAAGGGAATTTCTCTTTACAG TTTCAGGCTTATCGAAGAAAATTTTGCTTCTGGTTTTAAATTATGGCTCCTGCTTCTCTTCTGCCTTTGGATGGTGTCATTTTTCTCTTAA